The following proteins come from a genomic window of Dromaius novaehollandiae isolate bDroNov1 unplaced genomic scaffold, bDroNov1.hap1 HAP1_SCAFFOLD_27, whole genome shotgun sequence:
- the LOC135326331 gene encoding olfactory receptor 14A16-like: MSNSSSLNEFLLLAFADTRELQLLHFSLFLGIYLAALLGNGLIITAVACDHHLHTPMYFFLLNLSILDLGSISVTVPKSMANSLRDTRAISYLGCAAQVFLVGILFSAEYSLLTVMAYDRYIAICRPLHYGTLMDSRACVKMAAAAWASGFLNALLHTANTFSIPLCQGNTVEQFFCEIPQILKLSCSDSYLREVGLLVVSVFLIFGCFVFIVLSYVQIFTAVLRIPSEQGRHKAFSMCLPHLAVVSLFVSTVMIAYLKPPSLSSPALDLVVTVLYSVVPPALNPLIYSMRNKELKDALGKVLSWPFFSSGNIAIALHK; this comes from the coding sequence atgtccaacagcagctccctcaatgagttcctcctcctggcgtttgctgacacacgggagctgcagctcttgcacttctcgctcttcctgggcatctacctggctgccctcctgggcaacggcctcatcatcacagccgtagcctgtgaccaccacctccacacccctatgtacttcttcctcctcaacctctccatcctcgaccttggctccatctctgtcactgtccccaaatccatggccaattctctgagggacaccagggccatttcctacttgggatgtgctgcccaggtcttcctggttgggatcctgttttcagcagagtattctctcctcacagtcatggcctatgaccgctacattgccatctgcagacccctgcactacgggaccctcatggacagtagagcttgtgtcaaaatggcagcagctgcctgggccagtggttttctcaatgctctcctgcacactgctaacacattttcaataccactctgccaaggcaacacagtggagcagttcttctgtgaaatcccacagatcctcaagctctcctgttcagattcctacctcagggaagtgggccttcttgtggttagtgtttttttaatctttgggtgtttcgttttcattgtgctgtcctacgtgcagatcttcactgctgtgctgaggatcccatctgagcagggccggcacaaagccttttccatgtgcctcccgcacctggccgtggtctccctgtttgtcagcactgtcatgattgcctacctgaagcccccctccctctcctccccagctctggatctggtggtgactgttctgtactcagtggtgcctccagcactgaaccccctcatctacagcatgaggaacaaggagctcaaagATGCGCTGGGGAAagtgctttcatggccatttttcagcagtggtaacattgccattgctctccacaaatga